The following proteins are co-located in the Penaeus vannamei isolate JL-2024 chromosome 34, ASM4276789v1, whole genome shotgun sequence genome:
- the sano gene encoding uncharacterized protein sano — MSSSDVAAVVGAVQWGDEGSYVREVAARGPLPQLAKVIKGQYLGVGVPSLANPGLASTLLLLSAGRGLRVAAQCVKFKEGRRVVPVGPKLTIPESYDGFFEILSEDGRAVRCMESVAELAKRFPDSALVRESIKAYVSRSDDVDTITEKSRAVQSGETLVLVGEVIGSKNGKSQHRFLRCFDQAGQNVYLPYDARGKFSAIAKEDNISGVHSIRNLLNKRLPLMVRMVHGRPPVGAKAASQFLPELRLFAAFSEEPLAALPLGKDAPLILLPPQAPLKLAHARNADQVEKTKEFMRLCERATSLLQEVADRIHVYDVSVGTKGGGMRDPRFSNWPDQNKQRHKHHHHHNHHRPHHRTKSPPDATSSAGGTAVPDDYDEIDQIYDYVRGFAPLPKHIKSPYASGEQSTPSRRSQAAPMSPERADARPTPPPIETIPTRRGGEQRAHEKLSPSVHPALISAALDRATERRVEKRSRKPEDKKGGAHQQVTPQLSQHSQQSPAQLTSPSTPLQEKPSNNKLFVKASQQRSQKARMFRHKSASPVKEALMEVVSVGPGGGGGGGVAPPAVGVGGSSPSPLFKLRYKSLTNLAMDFDTLDSSTSGGKGSADSGGSAAIKAKLPEKRSRKLTRPKSLTNLVWDGRGGGGGGGAPPDALGMTGTARALLEAERKLRLEPGVYRHARDAPALLAATTRLLASQKKIGTLYL, encoded by the coding sequence ATGAGCTCGAGCGACGTGGCCGCCGTGGTGGGGGCGGTGCAGTGGGGGGATGAAGGCTCGTACGTGCGGGAGGTGGCCGCCCGCGGACCCTTGCCGCAGCTGGCCAAGGTCATCAAGGGGCAGTACCTGGGCGTGGGCGTGCCCTCCCTGGCCAACCCCGGCCTGGCGTCcacgctgctgctgctgtcggCGGGGCGCGGGCTGCGGGTCGCCGCGCAGTGCGTCAAGTTCAAGGAGGGGCGCCGCGTGGTGCCCGTCGGGCCCAAGCTCACGATCCCCGAGTCCTACGACGGCTTCTTCGAGATCCTGAGCGAGGACGGGCGCGCCGTGCGCTGCATGGAGAGCGTGGCGGAGCTGGCCAAGCGGTTCCCCGACTCGGCGCTCGTGCGCGAGAGCATCAAGGCGTACGTGTCGCGCTCCGACGACGTGGACACCATCACGGAGAAGTCGCGCGCCGTGCAGAGCGGCGAGACGCTGGTGCTGGTGGGCGAGGTGATCGGCTCCAAGAACGGCAAGAGCCAGCACCGCTTCCTGCGCTGCTTCGACCAGGCCGGCCAGAACGTGTACCTGCCGTACGACGCGCGCGGCAAGTTCTCGGCCATCGCCAAGGAGGACAACATCAGCGGCGTGCACAGCATCCGCAACCTCCTCAACAAGCGCCTGCCGCTCATGGTGCGCATGGTGCACGGCCGCCCGCCCGTCGGCGCCAAGGCGGCGTCGCAGTTCCTGCCGGAGCTCAGGCTGTTCGCCGCCTTCTCGGAGGAGCCGCTGGCGGCTCTGCCCCTCGGGAAGGACGCCCCGCTCATCCTGCTGCCCCCGCAGGCGCCCCTCAAGCTGGCGCACGCCCGCAACGCCGACCAggtggagaagacgaaggagttcATGCGGCTGTGCGAGCGCGCCACCTCGCTGCTGCAGGAGGTGGCCGACAGGATCCACGTGTACGACGTGTCGGTGGGCACGAAGGGCGGCGGCATGCGGGACCCGCGGTTCTCCAACTGGCCCGACCAGAACAAGCAGCGCCacaagcaccaccaccaccacaaccaccaccggcCGCACCACCGCACCAAGAGCCCCCCGGACGCCACGTCCTCCGCGGGCGGCACCGCCGTCCCCGACGACTACGACGAGATCGACCAGATCTACGACTACGTGCGCGGCTTCGCGCCGCTGCCCAAGCACATCAAGTCCCCGTACGCCAGCGGCGAGCAGTCCACCCCCAGCAGGAGGTCGCAGGCGGCGCCCATGTCCCCCGAGAGGGCGGACGCGAGGCCCACGCCGCCGCCCATCGAGACGATCCCGACGCGGCGCGGCGGCGAGCAGCGGGCGCACGAGAAGCTGTCTCCGTCGGTGCACCCGGCGCTGATCTCGGCGGCGCTGGACCGCGCCACGGAGCGGCGGGTCGAGAAGCGCTCGCGGAAGCCCGAGGACAAGAAGGGCGGCGCCCACCAGCAGGTGACGCCGCAGCTGAGCCAGCACTCGCAGCAGTCGCCGGCGCAGCTGACCTCGCCCTCCACGCCGCTGCAGGAGAAGCCCAGCAACAACAAGCTGTTCGTGAAGGCGTCGCAGCAGCGCTCGCAGAAGGCGCGGATGTTCCGCCACAAGTCGGCGTCGCCGGTGAAGGAGGCGCTGATGGAGGTGGTGAGCGTGGGgccgggcggcggcgggggcggcggcgtggCGCCCCcggccgtgggcgtgggcggctccTCGCCCTCGCCGCTGTTCAAGCTGCGCTACAAGTCGCTCACCAACCTGGCCATGGACTTCGACACGCTGGACTCGAGCACGTCGGGCGGCAAGGGCTCGGCCGACTCGGGCGGGTCGGCCGCCATCAAGGCCAAGCTGCCCGAGAAGCGCAGCCGCAAGCTCACGCGCCCCAAGAGCCTCACCAACCTGGTGTGGGACGGCcgagggggcggcggcggcggcggcgcgcccCCCGACGCCCTCGGGATGACCGGCACCGCCCGCGCCCTCCTCGAGGCGGAGCGGAAGCTGCGGCTGGAGCCGGGGGTGTACCGCCACGCCCGCGACGCGCCCGCGCTCCTGGCCGCCACCACCAGACTCCTGGCGTCGCAGAAGAAGATCGGAACGCTCTACTTATGA